A stretch of the Vitis vinifera cultivar Pinot Noir 40024 chromosome 16, ASM3070453v1 genome encodes the following:
- the LOC100245806 gene encoding receptor-like protein EIX1, producing the protein MELYMRGLVVLSLYFLFTLATKFGCCDGHGSKALCREEEREALLSFKRGIHDPSNRLSSWANEECCNWEGVRCHNTTGHALKLNLRRDLYQDHGSLGGEISSSLLDLKHLQYLDLSCNDFGSLNIPKFLGSLSNLRYLNLSTAGFGGVIPHQLGNLSKLHYLDVGNSYYDHSNSLNAEDLEWIFGLSFLEFLDMTNVNLSKASNWLQVMNKFHSLSVLRLSYCELHTIDPLPHVNFSSLVILDLSINYFMSSSFDWFANLNSLVTLNLASSYIQGPIPSGLRNMTSLRFLDLSYNNFASSIPDWLYHITSLEHLDLGSLDIVSNKFQGKLPNDIGNLTSITYLDLSYNALEGDVLRSLGNLCTFQLSNLSYDRPRKSLEFLSLRGNKLSGSFPDTLGECKSLEGLDLGMNQLSGHLPNELGQLESLSSLSIDGNSFSGQIPVSLGGISSLRYLSIKENFFEGIISEKLLANLTSLEELDASSNLLTLQVSSRASISCMASNTEVFERSKHVLCRNL; encoded by the coding sequence ATGGAGTTGTACATGAGAGGTTTGGTGGTTCTCTcgctctattttcttttcactctagcCACAAAGTTCGGTTGTTGTGATGGACATGGTTCGAAGGCTCTTTgcagagaagaagaaagagaagctCTTTTGAGCTTCAAAAGAGGCATTCATGATCCTTCAAACAGACTCTCTTCTTGGGCCAATGAAGAGTGTTGTAATTGGGAAGGAGTTCGTTGTCACAACACAACAGGACATGCTCTCAAGCTCAACCTCCGACGGGATCTTTATCAAGATCATGGTTCTTTGGGTGGTGAGATAAGTAGTTCTTTGTTGGACTTGAAGCACCTTCAATACTTGGACCTGAGCTGCAATGACTTTGGGAGTCTTAATATTCCAAAATTCCTTGGTTCCTTATCCAATTTAAGATATCTTAACCTCTCTACTGCAGGTTTTGGTGGTGTTATTCCTCATCAACTTGGAAATTTATCCAAGTTGCATTATCTCGACGTTGGGAATTCTTATTACGACCATAGCAATTCTTTGAATGCTGAGGATCTTGAATGGATTTTTGGTCTTTCATTCCTAGAGTTTCTTGACATGACAAATGTGAACCTAAGCAAGGCATCAAATTGGCTACAAGTAATGAATAAGTTTCATTCTTTATCTGTGCTACGCTTGTCTTATTGTGAGCTTCATACTATTGACCCTCTCCCGCATGTCAATTTTTCATCTTTAGTCATCCTTGACctttcaattaattattttatgtcttCATCATTTGATTGGTTTGCGAATCTTAATTCTCTTGTTACTCTTAATCTAGCATCTAGTTATATTCAAGGTCCAATTCCATCAGGTCTTCGTAACATGACTTCTCTTAGATTCCTAGATCTTTCCTATAACAATTTTGCTTCTTCTATTCCTGATTGGTTATATCATATAACTAGCCTTGAACACCTCGATCTTGGATCCCTTGACATTGTATCTAACAAGTTTCAAGGTAAGCTTCCAAATGATATTGGAAATCTCACTTCTATCACATATCTTGACCTATCATACAATGCTCTTGAAGGAGACGTGCTGAGATCTCTTGGAAATCTTTGTACTTTCCAACTTTCGAATTTGTCATATGATAGGCCTAGAAAAAGTCTAGAGTTTTTAAGCTTGAGGGGAAATAAACTTTCAGGTTCTTTTCCGGATACTCTTGGGGAATGTAAAAGTTTAGAGGGTTTAGACTTGGGAATGAATCAGCTTTCAGGTCATTTGCCCAATGAACTTGGTCAATTAGAAAGCTTGTCCTCTCTTTCTATTGATGGAAACTCGTTTTCTGGTCAGATTCCTGTCTCATTAGGAGGAATTTCATCCTTGCGTTATCTAAGCATTAAGGAAAACTTCTTCGAGGGTATAATATCTGAAAAGCTCCTTGCCAATCTAACAAGTTTAGAAGAATTGGATGCATCTTCAAACTTGTTAACTTTGCAAGTCAGCTCCAGGGCCTCAATTTCCTGCATGGCTTCAAACACAGAAGTATTTGAAAGATCTAAACATGTCCTATGCAGGAATCTCTAG
- the LOC132252550 gene encoding receptor-like protein EIX1 produces MSYAGISSVIPAWFWTRSLSTVDLSHNQIIGSIPSLHFSSINLGSNNFTDPLPQISSDVERLDLSNNLFCGSLSPMLCRRTDKEVNLLESLDISGNLLSGELPNCWMYWRELTMLKLGNNNLTGHIPSSMGSLIWLGSLHLRNNHLSGNYPLPLKNCSSLVVLDLSKNEFTGTIPAWMGNFNGKFIEILPGDGEITYTPGLMVLVLHSNKFNGSIPLELCHLHSLQILDLGNNNLSGTIPRCFGNFSSMIKQSNSSSPFPFHNERYFESGSTDTATLVMKGVEYEYSNILGLLAGMDLSSNKLSGEIPEELTGLHGLVFLNLSNNHLQGKIPVKIGAMTSMESLDLSMNRLSGVIPQGMAKISFLSHLNLSYNNLRT; encoded by the coding sequence ATGTCCTATGCAGGAATCTCCAGTGTCATCCCAGCTTGGTTTTGGACTCGATCACTTAGTACTGTAGATCTATCTCACAACCAAATCATTGGTAGTATTCCAAGTTTACATTTTTCATCAATCAATCTTGGCTCAAACAATTTTACTGATCCACTGCCCCAAATCTCTTCTGATGTAGAAAGACTAGACCTCTCCAATAATTTATTCTGTGGATCTCTTTCACCCATGTTGTGTCGGAGAACTGATAAAGAAGTAAATTTATTGGAGTCTCTAGACATCTCAGGAAATCTTCTGTCAGGAGAACTTCCCAATTGTTGGATGTATTGGAGAGAATTGACGATGTTAAAATTGGGAAATAATAATCTGACGGGACATATACCTAGCTCCATGGGTTCTCTAATTTGGCTCGGTTCATTGCACTTGCGCAACAACCATCTCTCCGGAAATTATCCACTTCCATTGAAAAATTGCTCTAGTCTAGTGGTTCTAGACCTTAGTAAGAATGAATTCACTGGGACGATACCAGCATGGATGGGGAACTTCAATGGAAAGTTCATTGAAATATTACCAGGGGATGGTGAGATTACATATACACCGGGTCTAATGGTTCTTGTCCTTCATTCAAATAAGTTCAATGGAAGTATTCCTCTTGAACTTTGCCACCTTCATTCCCTTCAAATCCTGGACTTGGGAAACAACAATCTCTCCGGAACCATTCCCAGATGCTTTGGTAATTTCAGCAGCATGATCAAACAATCGAATTCAAGTTCCCCCTTTCCTTTTCATAATGAACGTTATTTTGAATCGGGATCAACCGACACAGCAACACTGGTTATGAAAGGAGTAGAGTACGAGTACAGCAATATTCTTGGCCTCCTAGCTGGCATGGACCTCTCAAGCAATAAGTTATCTGGTGAGATCCCAGAAGAACTCACAGGTCTCCATGGTTTGGTATTCTTGAACCTGTCTAATAACCATCTCCAAGGGAAGATTCCTGTGAAGATTGGGGCCATGACATCAATGGAGTCTCTTGATCTCTCCATGAACAGACTTTCTGGTGTTATTCCTCAAGGTATggcaaaaatatcatttttgagcCATTTAAATTTGTCATACAACAATTTGCGTACATGA
- the LOC109124267 gene encoding receptor-like protein EIX2, with the protein MELYMRGLVVLSLYFLFTLATKFGCCDGHGSKALCREEEREALLSFKRGIHDPSNRLSSWASEECCNWEGVCCHNTTGHVLKLNLRWDLYQYHGSLGGEISSSLLDLKHLQYLDLSCNDFGSLNIPKFLGSLSNLRYLNLSTASFGGVIPHQLGNLSKLHYLDIGNSYYDHRNSLNAEDLEWISSFSFLKFLDMTNVNLSKTSNWLQVMNKFHSLSVLRLSYCELHTIDPLPHVNFSSLVILDLSINYFMSSSFDWFANLNSLVTLNLASSYIQGPIPSGLRNMTSLRFLDLSYNNFASSIPDWLYHITSLEHLDLGSLDIVSNKFQGKLPNDIGNLTSITYLDLSYNALEGEILRSLGNLCTFQLSNLSYDRPQKGLELLRLRGNKLSGSFPDTLGECKSLEHLDLGMNQL; encoded by the coding sequence ATGGAGTTGTACATGAGAGGTTTGGTGGTTCTCTcgctctattttcttttcactctagcCACAAAGTTCGGTTGTTGTGATGGACATGGTTCGAAGGCTCTTTgcagagaagaagaaagagaagctCTTTTGAGCTTCAAAAGAGGCATTCATGATCCTTCAAACAGACTCTCTTCTTGGGCCAGTGAAGAGTGTTGTAATTGGGAAGGAGTTTGTTGTCACAACACAACAGGACATGTTCTCAAGCTCAACCTCCGATGGGATCTTTATCAATATCATGGTTCTCTGGGTGGTGAGATAAGTAGTTCTTTGTTGGACTTGAAGCATCTTCAATACTTGGACCTGAGTTGCAATGACTTTGGGAGCCTTAATATTCCAAAATTCCTTGGTTCCTTATCCAATTTAAGATATCTTAACCTCTCTACTGCAAGTTTTGGTGGTGTTATTCCTCATCAACTTGGAAATTTATCCAAGTTGCATTATCTCGACATTGGGAATTCTTATTACGACCATAGAAATTCTTTGAATGCTGAGGATCTTGAATGGATTTCTAGTTTTTCATTCCTAAAGTTTCTTGACATGACAAATGTGAACCTAAGCAAAACATCAAATTGGCTACAGGTAATGAATAAGTTTCATTCTTTATCTGTGCTACGCTTATCTTATTGTGAGCTTCATACTATTGACCCTCTCCCGCATGTCAATTTTTCATCTTTAGTCATCCTTGACctttcaattaattattttatgtcttCATCATTTGATTGGTTTGCGAATCTTAATTCTCTTGTTACTCTTAATCTAGCATCCAGTTATATTCAAGGTCCAATTCCATCAGGTCTTCGTAACATGACTTCTCTTAGATTCCTAGATCTTTCCTATAACAATTTTGCTTCTTCTATTCCTGATTGGTTATATCATATAACTAGCCTTGAACACCTCGATCTTGGATCCCTTGACATTGTATCTAACAAGTTTCAAGGTAAGCTTCCAAATGATATTGGAAATCTCACCTCTATCACATATCTTGACCTATCATACAATGCTCTTGAAGGAGAAATACTAAGATCTCTAGGAAATCTTTGTACTTTCCAACTTTCGAATTTGTCATATGATAGGCCTCAAAAAGGTCTAGAGCTTTTAAGGTTGAGAGGAAATAAACTTTCGGGTTCTTTTCCAGATACTCTCGGAGAATGTAAAAGTTTAGAGCATTTAGACTTGGGAATGAATCAGCTTTAA
- the LOC132255318 gene encoding receptor-like protein EIX2, translated as MGSLIWLGSLHLRNNHLSGNFPLPLKNCSSLVVLDLSKNEFTGTIPAWMGNFDGKFIETLPVDGEIAYTPGLMVLVLHSNKFTGSIPLELCHLDSLQILDLGNNNLSGTIPRCFSNFSSMTKQSNSSSPFPFHNERYFESESTDTATLVMKGVEYEYDNTLGLLAGMDLSSNKLSGEIPEELTDLHGLIFLNLSNNHLQGKIPVKIGAMTSLESLDLSMNRLSGVIPQGMANISFLSNLNLSYNNLSGKIPSGTQIQGFSPLSFIGNPELCGAPLTDGCGEDGKPKGPIPDNDDEEDNGWIDMKWFYLGMPWGFVVGFWAILAPLAFNRAWRHAYFRLLDDVKYKLLGWCL; from the coding sequence ATGGGTTCTCTAATTTGGCTCGGTTCATTGCACTTGCGCAACAACCATCTCTCCGGAAATTTTCCACTTCCATTGAAAAATTGCTCTAGTCTAGTGGTTCTAGACCTTAGTAAGAATGAATTCACTGGGACGATACCAGCATGGATGGGGAACTTCGATGGAAAGTTCATTGAAACATTACCAGTGGATGGTGAGATTGCATATACACCGGGTCTAATGGTTCTTGTCCTTCATTCAAATAAGTTCACTGGAAGTATTCCTCTTGAACTCTGCCACCTTGATTCCCTTCAAATCCTGGACTTGGGAAACAACAATCTCTCGGGAACCATTCCTAGATGCTTTAGTAATTTCAGCAGCATGACCAAACAATCGAATTCAAGTTCCCCATTTCCTTTTCATAATGAACGTTATTTTGAATCGGAATCAACCGACACAGCAACACTGGTTATGAAAGGAGTAGAGTACGAGTACGACAATACACTTGGCCTCCTAGCTGGCATGGACCTCTCAAGCAATAAGTTATCTGGTGAGATCCCAGAAGAACTCACAGATCTCCATGGGTTGATATTCTTGAACCTGTCTAATAACCATCTCCAAGGGAAGATTCCTGTGAAGATTGGGGCCATGACATCACTGGAGTCTCTTGATCTCTCCATGAATAGACTCTCTGGTGTTATTCCTCAAGGTATGgcaaatatatcatttttgagCAATTTAAATTTGTCATACAACAACTTGTCTGGCAAAATTCCATCAGGCACCCAGATCCAAGGCTTTAGTCCCCTCAGTTTCATTGGCAACCCGGAGCTTTGTGGAGCTCCACTGACTGATGGTTGTGGGGAAGATGGTAAACCAAAAGGTCCAATTCCGGAcaatgatgatgaagaggacAATGGATGGATTGATATGAAATGGTTCTATTTGGGTATGCCATGGGGTTTCGTGGTTGGCTTTTGGGCCATTTTGGCTCCATTAGCATTCAACAGAGCTTGGAGACATGCTTATTTTCGGTTGCTGGACGACGTGAAGTATAAACTACTCGGATGGTGTTTGTAA